In one Rhopalosiphum padi isolate XX-2018 chromosome 3, ASM2088224v1, whole genome shotgun sequence genomic region, the following are encoded:
- the LOC132927236 gene encoding farnesyl pyrophosphate synthase-like: MNKLLSTFTRTLNRPTAFLLFRTATANRDNHFRSMTMSVVHSPPVSPVLIGTSISKDELGDFMAVFPDIVKDLTDNGLNLDVPDVNKWLEKLLHYNVPGGKNNRGLTLVLSFKMLSSPSDQTDENLKLSYILGWCVEILQAYQLVLDDIMDNAITRRGRACWYRHNDNGLIAVNDGILLEQAIYQLLKKYFKDKPYYKHILELFYDVTMKSAMGQCLDMLTAKSFKSKKLEKYTMDNYTAIVKYKTAYYSFFLPVCLAMRMTNINDQDIFRQAKAILLEMGQFFQVQDDFLDCYGDPEVTGKIGTDIEDGKCSWLAVTALQKVNSEQKKIMEDNYGIDDPANVAIIKDLYEQLKLPNEYQLYEEESYKLINTRIQHLSQGLSQDMFLKFLKKIYKRTL; the protein is encoded by the exons atgaacaaattaCTGAGTACGTTCACGAGAACCCTGAACCGGCCGACCGCTTTTTTGCTATTCCGCACGGCTACAGCGAATCGAGATAATCACTTTCG ATCTATGACTATGAGCGTGGTTCACTCACCGCCGGTGAGTCCAGTTTTAATTGGTACATCGATCAGCAAGGACGAGCTTGGAGATTTCATGGCAGTATTCCCAGACATTGTCAAGGATCTGACGGACAACGGCCTTAACTTGGACGTTCCCGACGTTAATAAGTGGCTCGAAAAA ctgTTGCATTACAACGTACCCGGCGGTAAGAATAACCGAGGATTGACGTTGGTACTGTCATTCAAGATGTTGTCTTCGCCGTCCGATCAGACTGatgaaaatcttaaattatcCTATATACTAGGATGGTGTGTCGAAATT ttgcaAGCCTATCAATTAGTGTTGGATGACATAATGGATAATGCTATTACTAGACGAGGACGTGCGTGTTGGTATCGACATAACGATAATGGACTAATAGCAGTGAACGATGGCATTCTTCTCGAACAAGCCATTTAccaattacttaaaaaatacttcAAGGATAAGCcttattataaacacattcTAGAACTGTTCTATgac gttaCAATGAAATCTGCGATGGGCCAGTGTCTCGATATGTTAACTGCGAAGAGCTTCAAGtctaaaaaacttgaaaaatacaCCATGGACAATTATACAGCTATTGTGAAATATAAGACTGCGTATTATTCGTTTTTTCTTCCTGTGTGTCTTGCCATGCGCATG acAAACATCAATGACCAAGACATTTTTAGACAAGCAAAAGCCATATTGCTTGAAATGGGTCAATTCTTTCAAGTTCaa gatgACTTTTTAGACTGTTATGGAGATCCGGAGGTCACAGGAAAAATTGGTACGGACATAGAAGATGGAAAATGTTCGTGGTTGGCTGTCACGGCTTTACAAAAAGTCAATTCTGAACAAAAGAAAATTATGgag gataaTTACGGTATTGACGATCCTGCCAATGTTGCAATCATCAAAGATTTGTATGAACAGTTGAAATTGCCAAATGAGTATCAACTCTACGAAGaagaaagttataaattaataaatactcgtATTCAACATTTATCACAAGGCTTGTCACaagacatgtttttaaaattcttgaaaaagaTTTACAAGAGaaccttataa